The proteins below come from a single Thermopolyspora flexuosa genomic window:
- a CDS encoding AI-2E family transporter, producing MAEQRIPRALTVLLGTASAIVVLAGIREVSSIVGPVVLALVLVIAVSPVREWLTDRRAPGWTIIAAPLALLIVFLLGMVAVLTLSIAQLAVLIPTYSDQLNQLVADAQRWAARLGYGSAEISRALESFDPGQLLELAQQLLSGLIGVLSSLFLIAVLLLAMSLDAPKFARALGHLGENRAGPIAALVKFAQQVRRYLIVSTFFGLICAVLDVAALYILGVPLPLLWGILALITNYIPNIGFIIGLAPPALLGLLEGGLRTMILVIVAYVAINVVIQSFIQPKFLGDAVGLSTTVTFLSLILWTFVLGPLGALLAIPLSLLTRALLVDSDPGAEWAAVLLSGEPPPEDRSTAGSRPTPGKGPQDERPEAERPASRPPTRAAAPPSPSGPPPSPPGPDRPPPPGAAAAR from the coding sequence GTGGCTGAGCAGCGGATCCCCCGTGCCCTCACGGTCCTGCTGGGCACGGCGTCGGCGATCGTGGTCCTCGCGGGCATCCGGGAGGTCTCGTCGATCGTGGGGCCGGTCGTGCTCGCGCTGGTCCTGGTGATCGCGGTGTCGCCGGTGCGCGAGTGGCTCACCGACCGGCGCGCGCCCGGCTGGACGATCATCGCGGCGCCGCTCGCCCTGCTCATCGTGTTCCTGCTGGGCATGGTGGCCGTGCTCACCCTGTCGATCGCGCAGCTCGCCGTACTCATCCCCACGTACTCCGACCAGCTCAACCAGCTCGTGGCCGACGCACAGCGGTGGGCGGCCCGGCTCGGGTACGGCAGCGCCGAGATCAGCCGGGCACTGGAATCGTTCGACCCCGGACAGCTGCTGGAGCTCGCCCAGCAGTTGCTGTCCGGCCTGATCGGCGTGCTGTCCAGCCTGTTCCTCATCGCCGTGCTGCTGCTCGCCATGAGCCTGGACGCGCCGAAGTTCGCGCGCGCCCTCGGCCACCTCGGGGAGAACCGGGCGGGGCCGATCGCGGCGCTGGTGAAGTTCGCGCAGCAGGTGCGCCGGTACCTGATCGTGTCGACGTTCTTCGGCCTCATCTGCGCGGTCCTCGACGTGGCCGCGCTCTACATCCTCGGGGTGCCGCTGCCGCTGCTGTGGGGCATCCTCGCCCTGATCACGAACTACATCCCGAACATCGGCTTCATCATCGGGCTGGCGCCGCCGGCACTGCTGGGCCTGCTGGAGGGCGGCCTGCGGACGATGATCCTCGTCATCGTCGCGTACGTGGCGATCAACGTGGTGATTCAGTCCTTCATCCAGCCCAAGTTCCTCGGCGACGCGGTCGGGCTGTCCACCACGGTCACGTTCCTGTCCCTCATCCTGTGGACCTTCGTCCTCGGGCCGCTGGGCGCGCTGCTCGCGATCCCGCTCAGCCTCCTCACCCGCGCGCTGCTCGTGGACAGCGATCCCGGCGCGGAGTGGGCCGCCGTGCTCCTGTCCGGCGAGCCACCGCCGGAGGACCGGTCGACGGCGGGGTCGCGCCCGACGCCGGGGAAAGGACCGCAGGACGAGCGGCCCGAGGCGGAGCGGCCGGCCTCCCGTCCTCCCACGCGGGCCGCCGCCCCGCCGTCGCCTTCCGGGCCGCCGCCTTCGCCGCCCGGCCCGGACCGTCCCCCGCCGCCGGGGGCGGCCGCGGCACGCTGA
- a CDS encoding DUF2382 domain-containing protein, with translation MATETQVKQLIGCKIIGVNGEEIGKVGQVYLNDASRQPEWVTVRTGLFGMRESFVPLRHARHVGEELHVPYDKNLVKEAPHLDVGQHLSVEEETQLYRHYGLAQPHVPSAPQAARHRADVLDPVHGDGTTGSAGTAEAHSSVTGLGRTRTSSHAVPDLSVYDPIPGYDTTTAHESTPGYDTALGYDPALGYDPARLEARTAGEGQGELTITRFEERLRITKETREAGRVRVRRFVETEEAEGTIQLVREEIIVEREQITDPTVDEIREIGEDEQEIILREERPVVTTEAYPVERIRIRVKQVPVEETVRGEVRKERVEIDEDDVHYTGSTRPERELPMI, from the coding sequence ATGGCCACGGAGACTCAGGTCAAACAACTCATCGGGTGCAAGATCATCGGTGTCAACGGGGAAGAGATCGGCAAGGTCGGGCAGGTCTATCTCAACGACGCGTCGCGACAACCCGAGTGGGTGACCGTCCGCACCGGACTGTTCGGCATGCGGGAGAGCTTCGTTCCGCTGCGCCACGCCCGGCACGTCGGCGAGGAGCTGCACGTGCCGTACGACAAGAACCTGGTGAAGGAGGCCCCGCACCTCGACGTCGGCCAGCATCTGTCGGTCGAGGAGGAGACCCAGCTCTACCGGCACTACGGCCTCGCGCAGCCCCACGTGCCGAGCGCCCCGCAGGCCGCGCGGCACCGGGCCGACGTGCTGGACCCGGTGCACGGCGACGGCACGACCGGGTCGGCCGGTACGGCGGAGGCACACTCCTCGGTCACCGGGTTAGGGCGGACGCGCACCTCCTCGCACGCCGTGCCCGACCTCAGCGTCTACGACCCGATCCCCGGCTACGACACGACGACCGCGCACGAGTCCACGCCGGGATACGACACGGCGCTCGGGTACGACCCCGCGCTCGGCTATGACCCGGCCCGGCTCGAGGCCCGCACGGCCGGCGAGGGCCAGGGTGAGCTGACGATCACGCGCTTCGAGGAGCGGCTGCGCATCACCAAGGAGACCCGCGAGGCCGGGCGGGTGCGCGTGCGCCGCTTCGTGGAGACCGAGGAGGCGGAGGGCACGATCCAGCTCGTCCGCGAGGAGATCATCGTCGAGCGGGAGCAGATCACCGACCCGACGGTCGACGAGATCCGGGAGATCGGCGAGGACGAGCAGGAGATCATCCTGCGTGAGGAGCGGCCCGTGGTCACCACGGAGGCCTATCCGGTGGAGCGCATCCGCATCCGGGTCAAGCAGGTTCCGGTCGAGGAGACCGTGCGCGGCGAGGTCCGGAAGGAACGCGTCGAGATCGACGAGGACGACGTGCACTACACCGGCTCCACCCGCCCCGAGCGGGAACTTCCGATGATCTGA
- a CDS encoding metallophosphoesterase, whose amino-acid sequence MFILLLLGTTCALHGYLWWRLVRNTTARGTAWRRLGTALVLAGPALLAIVLIGGRNGLPFELVQILAWPAYLWLALAAYLTIALLAGEIVRPVLLRWLRRRHARRQVAVPVPAPAAVAVPSAAASDDAEQGAPTAESLDGRAEDDLQDPARRRFVARLVGGAAGVVAAGTVGYGTYGVLRGPGVKHVTVPLAKLPRAAHGFRIAVVSDIHLGAVLGRGFAEKVVATVNATQPHLIAVVGDLVDGTVEDLRSAVEPLAGLRARHGAFFVTGNHEYFSGVEEWTRHVQELGLRLLANERVELAAFDLAGVNDVTGERYGDGPDFAAALGDRDPARATVLLAHQPIVIHEAVRHGVDLQLSGHTHGGQMWPVTHLAGLVNPTVAGLDRYGDTYLYVTRGAGAWGPPTRVGAPSDVTVVELASTQA is encoded by the coding sequence GTGTTCATCCTGCTTCTTCTCGGGACGACGTGCGCCCTGCACGGGTACCTGTGGTGGCGCCTCGTGCGGAACACGACCGCCCGGGGTACGGCATGGCGGCGGCTGGGCACCGCGCTGGTCCTGGCCGGACCGGCACTTCTCGCCATCGTCCTGATCGGCGGGCGCAACGGCCTGCCGTTCGAGCTGGTCCAGATCCTGGCCTGGCCCGCGTACCTGTGGCTCGCGCTGGCGGCGTATCTGACGATCGCCCTTCTCGCCGGCGAGATCGTCCGGCCCGTGCTGCTGCGGTGGCTGCGTCGCAGGCACGCCCGCCGCCAGGTGGCCGTGCCCGTCCCGGCCCCGGCGGCGGTCGCGGTGCCGTCGGCCGCCGCATCGGACGACGCGGAGCAGGGGGCGCCCACCGCGGAGTCCCTGGACGGCCGCGCCGAGGACGACCTGCAGGATCCGGCGCGGCGCAGGTTCGTGGCCCGGCTGGTCGGCGGGGCCGCGGGCGTGGTGGCGGCGGGCACGGTCGGCTACGGCACCTACGGTGTGCTGCGCGGCCCCGGCGTCAAGCACGTGACGGTGCCGCTGGCCAAGCTGCCGCGCGCGGCGCACGGGTTCCGCATCGCGGTGGTCAGCGACATCCACCTGGGCGCGGTGCTGGGCCGCGGCTTCGCCGAGAAGGTCGTGGCGACGGTGAACGCCACCCAGCCGCACCTGATCGCCGTGGTCGGCGACCTGGTGGACGGCACGGTGGAGGACCTGCGCTCGGCGGTCGAGCCCCTCGCCGGTCTGCGCGCCCGCCACGGCGCCTTCTTCGTGACCGGCAACCACGAGTACTTCTCCGGCGTGGAGGAGTGGACCCGGCACGTGCAGGAGCTGGGGCTGCGGTTGCTCGCCAACGAGCGGGTGGAGCTGGCCGCGTTCGACCTGGCGGGGGTGAACGACGTCACCGGCGAGCGCTACGGCGACGGCCCCGACTTCGCCGCCGCGTTGGGCGACCGGGACCCGGCGCGGGCCACGGTACTGCTGGCGCACCAGCCGATCGTGATCCACGAGGCCGTGCGGCACGGGGTCGACCTGCAGCTTTCGGGGCACACCCACGGCGGCCAGATGTGGCCGGTCACCCATCTGGCGGGCCTGGTGAATCCGACGGTGGCCGGGCTGGATCGGTACGGGGACACCTATCTATACGTGACGCGTGGCGCGGGCGCGTGGGGTCCGCCGACCCGGGTGGGCGCGCCGTCGGATGTGACGGTGGTGGAGCTGGCGTCGACCCAGGCCTGA
- the leuE gene encoding leucine efflux protein LeuE, with product MFFGITDLWTYVIGAFLIILMPGPNSLLVLATAARDGVRKGYRAAAGVFVGDTVLMVLSAAGVASLLKSHPLLFAIVKYAGAVYLGWIGLQMLRAAWRAWRAPKTEVAAGPAEEPGQAIAAADGRNGDPFRRALLISLLNPKAILFFVSFFIQFVDPSYSSPALSFLILGAILQFFSISYLSVLIFGGTFLATQFRRRRKLSAGMTSTVGALFLGFGAKLATASLA from the coding sequence ATGTTCTTCGGCATCACGGATCTGTGGACCTACGTCATCGGAGCGTTCCTCATCATCCTGATGCCCGGGCCCAACTCCCTGCTCGTGCTCGCGACCGCCGCCCGCGACGGGGTCCGCAAGGGGTACCGCGCCGCCGCCGGGGTCTTCGTCGGCGACACCGTGCTGATGGTGTTGTCCGCGGCGGGCGTGGCCTCACTGCTCAAGTCGCACCCGCTGCTCTTCGCGATCGTCAAGTACGCCGGTGCGGTCTACCTCGGCTGGATCGGCCTGCAGATGCTGCGCGCGGCGTGGCGGGCGTGGCGCGCGCCCAAGACCGAGGTCGCCGCCGGGCCCGCCGAGGAGCCGGGTCAGGCGATCGCCGCGGCCGATGGCCGGAACGGTGACCCGTTCCGCCGGGCGCTCCTGATCAGCCTGCTCAACCCCAAGGCGATCCTCTTCTTCGTCTCGTTCTTCATCCAGTTCGTCGACCCGTCGTACAGCTCGCCCGCGCTGTCCTTCCTCATCCTCGGCGCGATCCTGCAGTTCTTCAGCATCTCGTACCTGAGCGTGCTGATCTTCGGCGGCACCTTCCTCGCCACGCAGTTCCGGCGGCGCCGCAAGCTGTCGGCCGGCATGACCTCGACGGTGGGGGCGCTGTTCCTCGGATTCGGCGCGAAGCTGGCCACCGCCAGCCTCGCCTGA
- a CDS encoding VC0807 family protein codes for MTHPSSVVLPRMTALIRQAIPRLLEGVVAPLVVFYAALAALGLTGALIAAVAWVYAGVGWRLIRRRPVPGTMLLAAIAITARAALGWWTGSAVVYFIQPELGTICIAFAFLASVRLRRPLVERLTCDYIHLPAFVLRHERVRRFFARITLLWAFVLLTNSVMSIWLLLNQSIGTYLIVRTAAIAVISGTAAAFSVLAFLRLLRRLHLEAPKALAAAA; via the coding sequence ATGACGCACCCGTCGTCCGTGGTTCTCCCCCGGATGACCGCGCTGATCAGGCAGGCCATTCCCCGGCTGCTGGAGGGTGTGGTGGCGCCGCTGGTGGTCTTCTACGCGGCGCTCGCCGCGCTGGGGCTGACCGGCGCGCTGATCGCCGCCGTGGCCTGGGTGTACGCGGGTGTCGGCTGGCGGCTGATCCGGCGCCGGCCGGTGCCCGGCACGATGCTGCTCGCCGCGATCGCGATCACGGCGCGGGCCGCGCTCGGCTGGTGGACCGGCAGCGCCGTGGTCTACTTCATCCAGCCGGAGCTCGGCACGATCTGCATCGCGTTCGCCTTCCTCGCCTCGGTACGGCTGCGCCGTCCGCTGGTCGAGCGGCTCACCTGCGACTACATCCACCTGCCCGCGTTCGTGCTGCGGCACGAACGGGTGCGGCGGTTCTTCGCGCGGATCACCCTGCTCTGGGCGTTCGTGCTGCTCACCAACTCGGTGATGAGCATCTGGCTGCTGCTCAACCAGTCGATCGGCACCTACCTGATCGTGCGCACCGCCGCCATCGCCGTGATCAGCGGCACGGCCGCGGCGTTCTCGGTGCTCGCCTTCCTCCGGCTGTTGCGCCGCCTGCACCTGGAGGCGCCGAAGGCCCTCGCCGCCGCGGCGTAG
- a CDS encoding DedA family protein: MSQAILDFLHQAIASPWLYVAIFAIAVVDAFFPAVPSETAVITAGVFAASTGTPEVPLVIAVAAVGAFLGDHISYLLGRSSIGRLRRRGRAQAVFDWADRALRERGGLVLVIARYIPGGRTATTITAGAVSYSRRRFAFFDAIAAISWGCYAVAIGYVGGAAFENDPIRGLLLGFAIAIGVTIVVEVVRYVRRRRTRRAAAAARNADEMEEPAKLATGVSAE; the protein is encoded by the coding sequence GTGTCCCAAGCCATCCTTGACTTCCTCCACCAGGCGATCGCGTCCCCCTGGCTGTACGTGGCGATCTTCGCGATCGCGGTGGTGGACGCCTTCTTCCCGGCCGTGCCGAGCGAGACCGCGGTGATCACCGCGGGGGTGTTCGCCGCGTCGACGGGAACCCCCGAGGTCCCGCTGGTCATCGCCGTCGCGGCGGTCGGCGCCTTCCTCGGAGACCACATCTCGTACCTGCTCGGCAGGTCCTCGATCGGGCGGCTGCGCCGGCGCGGGCGGGCGCAGGCGGTGTTCGACTGGGCCGACCGGGCGCTCCGGGAACGCGGCGGCCTCGTGCTGGTGATCGCCCGCTACATCCCGGGCGGGCGCACCGCGACCACGATCACCGCGGGCGCGGTGAGCTACTCGCGCCGCCGGTTCGCGTTCTTCGACGCGATCGCCGCGATCTCCTGGGGCTGCTACGCGGTGGCGATCGGCTACGTGGGCGGCGCGGCGTTCGAGAACGACCCGATCAGGGGCCTGCTGCTCGGCTTCGCCATCGCGATCGGGGTGACGATCGTCGTCGAGGTGGTCCGGTACGTCCGGCGCCGGAGGACCCGGCGCGCGGCGGCGGCGGCGCGGAACGCGGACGAGATGGAGGAACCCGCCAAACTCGCCACCGGCGTGTCAGCCGAGTAG
- a CDS encoding SDR family oxidoreductase, with protein MGCALVTGASRGLGAAIAERLAADGWPVVVNYAHDTAGATAVVDRITAQGNTARAARFDVTDEGSVRQGIDEILRTWGPISVVVNNATGPQPEIPLEKQTWQDHLDQLRFFVKAPLLILQAVLPGMRAAGSGAIINIGSEVTDLGNAEFGHYVAAKAAMHGLTRSWARELGPLGITVNTVEPGWIPVERHAGLDTSEYQAGVLLGRMGRPADVAEAVAFLASPGARFITGQRLAVNGGKTMS; from the coding sequence ATGGGATGCGCTCTCGTAACCGGCGCCTCGCGGGGGCTCGGGGCGGCCATCGCCGAACGGCTGGCGGCGGACGGCTGGCCGGTCGTGGTGAACTACGCCCATGACACCGCCGGGGCCACGGCCGTGGTCGACCGGATCACCGCGCAGGGGAACACCGCGCGGGCCGCGCGCTTCGACGTGACCGACGAGGGGTCCGTCCGCCAGGGGATCGACGAGATCCTGCGGACCTGGGGGCCGATCAGCGTGGTGGTGAACAACGCCACCGGCCCGCAGCCGGAGATCCCGCTCGAGAAGCAGACCTGGCAGGACCACCTCGACCAGCTCCGCTTCTTCGTCAAGGCCCCGCTGCTGATCCTGCAGGCCGTGCTGCCCGGCATGCGCGCGGCCGGCTCCGGGGCGATCATCAACATCGGCAGCGAGGTCACCGACCTGGGCAACGCCGAGTTCGGCCACTACGTCGCCGCGAAGGCCGCGATGCACGGCCTCACCCGCTCGTGGGCGCGGGAGCTCGGCCCGCTCGGCATCACCGTCAACACCGTCGAGCCCGGCTGGATCCCCGTGGAGCGCCACGCCGGCCTCGACACCTCCGAGTACCAGGCCGGTGTGCTCCTCGGGCGCATGGGCAGACCCGCCGACGTCGCCGAGGCCGTCGCGTTCCTCGCCTCCCCCGGCGCCCGGTTCATCACCGGCCAGCGCCTCGCCGTCAACGGCGGCAAGACCATGAGCTGA
- a CDS encoding iron chaperone produces the protein MAKNSGYEGFTAEERAAMKEHAEEQKRAARRTGSRAEKAAQAEREVVEKIATFEDADREMAERIHAIVKSTSPELAPRLWYGMPAYALDGKVLCFFQPAAKFKTRYATLGFNDVAKLDEGTMWPTAFALTKVTPEVEEQITALVRRAVAA, from the coding sequence ATGGCCAAGAACAGCGGGTACGAGGGGTTCACCGCCGAGGAGCGGGCCGCGATGAAGGAGCACGCCGAGGAGCAGAAGCGGGCGGCCCGCCGTACCGGCTCCCGCGCGGAGAAGGCGGCGCAGGCCGAGCGCGAGGTGGTCGAGAAGATCGCCACCTTCGAGGACGCGGACCGGGAGATGGCCGAGCGCATCCACGCCATCGTCAAGTCCACTTCCCCGGAGCTCGCGCCGCGGCTCTGGTACGGCATGCCCGCCTACGCGCTCGACGGCAAGGTCCTCTGCTTCTTCCAGCCCGCGGCGAAGTTCAAGACGCGGTACGCGACCCTCGGCTTCAACGACGTCGCGAAGCTGGACGAGGGCACGATGTGGCCGACCGCGTTCGCGCTGACCAAGGTGACCCCCGAGGTGGAGGAGCAGATCACCGCGCTGGTACGGCGCGCCGTGGCCGCCTGA
- a CDS encoding DNA polymerase ligase N-terminal domain-containing protein gives MTADRLAEYRDRRDRERTPEPVPATGPLPTGGDDTFVIQEHHARRLHWDLRLERDGVLVSWAVPKGLPRTPADNRLAVHTEDHPLEYAAFAGEIPRGEYGAGRVLIWDRGRYETEKWTDREVKVVLHGSRVSGRYVLFRTRGRNWLIHRMDPPADPAEEPLPRAVAPMRAVRRSRPPDDPERHAFEFAWGGRRVLAYVEGGQVRLTDADGADVTREYPGLRGLGEQLGARPAVLDGEVTDQMGAATYVIFDLLYLDGHALFGEPYRRRRELLDGLGLVGPHWQTAPSFTGADAAVRQVARERGLPGVVAKRLDSRYEPGTDSEAWLLVPG, from the coding sequence ATGACGGCTGACCGACTCGCCGAATACCGGGACAGACGCGACCGCGAGCGCACGCCCGAGCCCGTGCCCGCCACGGGCCCGCTCCCCACCGGCGGGGACGACACGTTCGTCATCCAGGAGCACCACGCCCGCCGGCTGCACTGGGATCTGCGCCTGGAGCGGGACGGCGTGCTCGTGTCGTGGGCGGTGCCCAAAGGGCTGCCGCGCACCCCGGCGGACAACCGCCTCGCGGTGCACACCGAGGACCATCCGCTGGAGTACGCGGCGTTCGCGGGGGAGATCCCCCGCGGGGAGTACGGCGCCGGCCGGGTGCTGATCTGGGATCGCGGCAGGTACGAGACGGAGAAGTGGACCGACCGCGAGGTGAAGGTCGTGCTCCACGGCTCGCGGGTGTCCGGACGGTACGTGCTGTTCCGGACCCGCGGGCGCAACTGGCTGATCCACCGCATGGACCCGCCGGCCGATCCCGCCGAGGAGCCGCTCCCCCGCGCCGTCGCGCCCATGCGGGCGGTACGGCGCTCGCGTCCGCCGGACGATCCGGAGCGCCACGCGTTCGAGTTCGCCTGGGGCGGGCGGCGCGTGCTCGCCTACGTGGAGGGCGGCCAGGTGCGGCTCACCGACGCCGACGGCGCGGACGTGACCCGGGAGTATCCCGGGCTCCGCGGGCTCGGCGAGCAGCTCGGCGCGCGGCCCGCGGTGCTCGACGGGGAGGTCACGGACCAGATGGGCGCCGCCACCTACGTGATCTTCGATCTGCTGTACCTCGACGGGCACGCGCTGTTCGGCGAGCCGTACCGCCGGCGCCGGGAGCTGCTCGACGGGCTCGGCCTGGTCGGCCCGCACTGGCAGACCGCCCCGAGTTTCACCGGCGCGGACGCGGCCGTGCGGCAGGTGGCGCGCGAGCGCGGCCTGCCCGGGGTCGTCGCCAAACGCCTCGACTCCCGCTACGAACCGGGCACCGACTCGGAGGCGTGGCTGCTGGTGCCCGGCTGA
- a CDS encoding winged helix DNA-binding domain-containing protein — protein MDEPKTAARTLTRRELNRALLARQGLLDRLPLAPAAAVGRVGALQMQYWPSLGPALWSRTTPCPPGAPFAAHASGALLTGTLLRGTIHTVPAADHPAYAVVTGASAVSQWRNRTDPPPAAPVAELRAELLAHTARPRTVAEVCAFIESWVARNPGVFRDAELRYQRERGWRPFCGKVWLVRVPRDGRWDGRTPTALQAAPVTEGPEPDEALRTVIRRHLAAFGPAAAEDVANWIGWNLTPVRAALRAMDDLVVFADEAGRMLYDLPDAPRPGPDVEAPVRLLAWFDSVLLAYRPAHRDRILPDRHRDEVFCKRNGQVRASFLVDGMVAGIWSVDATRREEAVVTLTPLEPVPRAARDALLAEAEAMARFCRPDALRHRVHLEEAP, from the coding sequence GTGGACGAGCCGAAGACCGCCGCACGGACCCTCACCCGCCGCGAGCTCAACCGGGCCCTGCTGGCACGCCAGGGCCTGCTCGACCGGTTGCCCCTCGCACCGGCCGCGGCGGTCGGGCGGGTCGGCGCGCTGCAGATGCAGTACTGGCCGTCGCTCGGCCCGGCGCTGTGGAGCCGCACCACCCCGTGCCCGCCCGGCGCCCCGTTCGCCGCCCACGCCTCCGGCGCGCTGCTGACCGGCACGCTGCTGCGCGGCACCATCCACACCGTCCCCGCCGCGGACCACCCCGCGTACGCGGTGGTCACCGGCGCCTCGGCGGTCTCCCAGTGGCGCAACCGCACCGATCCGCCACCGGCCGCGCCCGTGGCCGAGCTGCGGGCGGAGCTGCTCGCCCACACCGCCCGGCCGCGCACCGTGGCGGAGGTGTGCGCGTTCATCGAATCCTGGGTGGCACGCAACCCGGGCGTGTTCCGGGACGCCGAGCTGAGGTACCAGCGCGAGCGGGGCTGGCGGCCGTTCTGCGGCAAGGTGTGGCTGGTGCGGGTGCCACGGGACGGCCGCTGGGACGGCCGCACCCCGACCGCGCTGCAGGCCGCGCCGGTCACCGAGGGGCCGGAGCCGGACGAGGCGCTGCGCACCGTGATCCGCCGCCACCTCGCCGCCTTCGGTCCCGCCGCGGCCGAGGACGTCGCGAACTGGATCGGCTGGAACCTCACCCCGGTGCGTGCCGCCCTGCGCGCCATGGACGACCTGGTCGTGTTCGCCGACGAGGCGGGCCGCATGCTGTACGACCTGCCCGACGCCCCGCGGCCCGGCCCCGACGTCGAGGCCCCGGTGCGCCTGCTGGCCTGGTTCGACAGCGTGCTGCTCGCCTACCGGCCCGCGCACCGCGACCGCATCCTGCCGGACCGGCACCGGGACGAGGTGTTCTGCAAGCGCAACGGCCAGGTGAGGGCGTCCTTCCTGGTGGACGGCATGGTCGCGGGCATCTGGTCGGTCGACGCCACCCGCCGCGAGGAGGCGGTCGTCACGCTCACCCCGCTCGAGCCCGTGCCGCGGGCGGCCCGCGACGCGCTGCTCGCCGAGGCGGAGGCGATGGCCCGCTTCTGCCGCCCCGACGCCCTGCGCCATCGCGTGCACCTGGAGGAGGCGCCCTGA
- a CDS encoding beta-class carbonic anhydrase, translating to MSVTDELVANAEKYGPQLSGLRPPARPAKQVAVICCMDARINVYKLLGLAEGDAHVICNAGGVVTADERRSLAISQRMLGTREIILIHHTDCGMQKFTDDSFKRQIEEEVGVKPDWAVESFTDLEADVIQSINRIKADPCIPYKDSIRGFVYEVETGRLREVRP from the coding sequence ATGAGCGTCACCGATGAACTCGTCGCGAACGCCGAGAAGTACGGCCCCCAATTGAGCGGGCTCCGCCCTCCGGCACGGCCCGCCAAGCAGGTGGCGGTGATCTGCTGCATGGACGCCCGGATCAACGTGTACAAGCTGCTCGGACTCGCCGAGGGGGACGCCCACGTCATCTGCAACGCGGGCGGCGTGGTGACCGCGGACGAGCGGCGCAGCCTGGCGATCAGTCAGCGAATGCTCGGCACCCGGGAGATCATTCTCATTCACCACACCGACTGCGGAATGCAGAAGTTCACCGACGACTCGTTCAAGCGGCAGATCGAGGAGGAGGTCGGCGTCAAACCCGACTGGGCGGTCGAGTCCTTCACCGACCTCGAGGCCGACGTCATCCAGTCGATCAACCGCATCAAGGCCGATCCGTGCATTCCGTACAAGGACTCGATCCGCGGATTCGTATACGAGGTGGAAACCGGAAGGCTGCGGGAGGTCCGCCCCTGA
- a CDS encoding XdhC family protein: MRDIVRTVRRWREEQVAGAVVRPVAESGLGARRADAALAISAKGERAGDLYGGAADAAVSATAREVIDDGRARLLDVELSEDAAVSAGLACGGRARLLFQPVVDLPPAWWEAIERPQGAALVTPLGDAPGPSTAVTPDGAVHPGPDGGEVPGEVLDVARRRLAKNRGTREIVTAAGADYLVETAAAPPHLLVVGGGELGAALVRQARLLRWEGESVPTAAEAVARYAANTCLVVLSHDPAIDTPALTAALEAGIPYVGALGARHTQESRAERLRAEGVSDEKIASIRGPVGLDLGARSPEETALAVCAEILSVLSGRAPVPLRDTTGAINA; the protein is encoded by the coding sequence ATGCGTGACATTGTTCGCACGGTGCGACGGTGGCGGGAGGAACAGGTGGCCGGCGCGGTGGTGCGTCCGGTCGCCGAGAGCGGCCTGGGCGCCCGCCGGGCCGACGCCGCCCTCGCGATCAGCGCCAAGGGCGAGCGGGCCGGCGACCTGTACGGCGGGGCCGCCGACGCGGCGGTCTCCGCCACCGCCCGCGAGGTGATCGACGACGGCCGGGCCCGGCTGCTCGACGTCGAGCTGTCCGAGGACGCCGCGGTGAGCGCGGGTCTCGCCTGCGGCGGGCGGGCCCGGCTGCTGTTCCAGCCCGTCGTGGACCTGCCGCCCGCCTGGTGGGAGGCGATCGAACGCCCCCAGGGTGCGGCGCTGGTCACGCCGCTCGGCGACGCCCCCGGCCCGAGCACGGCGGTGACCCCGGACGGCGCGGTCCACCCGGGCCCGGACGGCGGCGAGGTGCCCGGCGAGGTGCTCGACGTCGCCCGCAGGCGGCTGGCGAAGAACCGCGGCACCCGGGAGATCGTCACGGCCGCGGGCGCGGACTACCTGGTGGAGACCGCGGCGGCGCCGCCGCACCTGCTCGTGGTCGGCGGCGGCGAGCTCGGCGCCGCGCTGGTGCGGCAGGCGCGGCTGCTGCGCTGGGAGGGCGAGTCGGTGCCGACCGCGGCCGAGGCGGTCGCCCGCTACGCCGCCAACACCTGCCTCGTCGTGCTCAGCCACGACCCGGCGATCGACACCCCGGCGCTCACCGCGGCCCTCGAGGCCGGGATCCCGTACGTGGGCGCGCTCGGCGCCCGGCACACCCAGGAGTCCCGGGCCGAGCGGCTGCGCGCCGAGGGCGTGTCCGACGAGAAGATCGCCTCGATCCGCGGGCCGGTCGGGCTCGACCTCGGCGCCCGCAGCCCGGAGGAGACCGCCCTCGCCGTCTGCGCCGAGATCCTCTCCGTGCTCTCCGGCCGCGCCCCCGTGCCGCTGCGGGACACCACGGGCGCGATCAACGCCTGA